The following proteins are co-located in the Sulfurospirillum deleyianum DSM 6946 genome:
- a CDS encoding DMT family transporter — MNQPKTDPIGILFLLIAMLTWASSFIALKSAIGPLGPMSVVFGRMVIASLCFVYFIKQFRALSFTRHDIKYILLLTLFEPCFYFIFEAKALQLTTASQAGMITSMMPLMTAIAASFVLKEYLSKRIVIGSVLAVVGAIWLSLGAQSSENASNPLLGNFLEFCAMICGTWYAISVRYLSQKFSALFLTAIQAFVGTIFFFPLAIWEYFTLPMHLSLEVFGWLCYLGIVVTLGGYGMFNLALSRIEASKASVFVNLIPVFTVLLAYLFLNERLSQTEMLASFVIFGGIIISQLPNLTKKKESI, encoded by the coding sequence ATGAATCAACCAAAAACCGATCCTATTGGTATTTTATTTTTGCTCATTGCGATGCTCACATGGGCAAGTTCATTTATTGCCCTCAAATCCGCCATTGGCCCACTAGGACCCATGAGCGTTGTTTTTGGACGTATGGTTATTGCGAGTTTATGCTTTGTCTATTTTATCAAGCAATTTCGTGCGCTCTCTTTTACACGCCATGACATCAAATACATCCTTTTACTTACCCTTTTTGAGCCTTGTTTTTATTTTATTTTTGAAGCCAAAGCACTTCAACTCACCACTGCCTCTCAAGCGGGAATGATCACCTCCATGATGCCTCTTATGACAGCGATTGCAGCCAGTTTTGTCCTCAAAGAGTACCTAAGCAAACGCATTGTCATTGGCTCTGTTTTAGCCGTTGTGGGAGCCATTTGGCTTAGCCTTGGTGCCCAAAGCAGTGAAAATGCTTCCAATCCTCTTTTAGGCAATTTTTTAGAGTTCTGCGCCATGATTTGTGGAACGTGGTACGCTATTTCCGTGCGCTATTTAAGCCAAAAGTTTTCAGCGCTCTTTCTAACAGCCATTCAGGCTTTTGTAGGAACTATTTTCTTTTTTCCACTTGCGATTTGGGAGTATTTTACCCTTCCAATGCACCTCAGTCTTGAAGTGTTTGGGTGGCTTTGTTATTTGGGTATTGTGGTAACCCTTGGAGGTTATGGCATGTTTAACTTAGCGCTTAGTCGCATTGAAGCATCCAAAGCTTCGGTCTTTGTTAACCTCATTCCCGTCTTTACCGTTTTACTCGCCTACCTCTTTTTAAACGAACGTTTAAGCCAGACGGAGATGTTAGCAAGTTTTGTGATTTTTGGAGGAATTATTATCTCGCAACTCCCCAATCTTACTAAGAAAAAAGAGTCCATTTAA
- a CDS encoding arylesterase, with protein MGIFTLRNVVFLMLLMGAFHYFSTTKEVDNHSLILPLDTKILAFGDSLTLGTGATPSQSYPSILSELVHAPVINAGISGEISAQGLERLPKLLQEHKPDILILCHGGNDILRKVNSAQTKENLSKMVSLAREKGVYVLLVGVPIMGTLSFGISPLYYDVAKAHNIELDDESLKEIFNHENTLKADRVHPNSEGYALMAKNIAIILSEHYHPSAKTF; from the coding sequence ATGGGAATTTTTACACTACGTAACGTGGTTTTTTTAATGCTTCTTATGGGTGCCTTTCACTATTTTAGCACTACCAAAGAGGTGGATAATCACAGTTTGATTTTACCCTTAGATACGAAGATTTTAGCCTTTGGCGATAGTTTAACGTTGGGAACAGGTGCAACGCCCTCTCAAAGTTACCCTTCCATTTTAAGTGAATTGGTGCATGCTCCTGTCATTAATGCGGGTATTTCAGGCGAAATAAGTGCGCAAGGGTTGGAGCGTTTACCAAAGCTTTTGCAAGAGCATAAACCCGATATTTTGATTCTTTGTCATGGTGGCAATGATATTTTAAGAAAAGTAAATAGCGCTCAAACCAAAGAGAATCTCTCGAAAATGGTCTCTTTGGCTCGTGAAAAAGGGGTTTATGTGCTTTTAGTCGGTGTGCCAATCATGGGAACACTCTCTTTTGGTATTTCACCGCTTTATTATGATGTGGCTAAAGCGCATAACATTGAGCTAGACGATGAAAGTCTAAAAGAAATTTTCAATCATGAAAATACTCTAAAAGCGGACAGAGTTCATCCCAATAGTGAGGGGTATGCTTTGATGGCGAAAAATATTGCCATTATCTTAAGCGAGCATTATCACCCCTCAGCGAAAACGTTTTAA
- a CDS encoding LysE family translocator, whose translation MLELHTMLLFIGASTLLALSPGPDILFVLTQAMVRGSRSGIVIALGLCSGLIFHTTAVALGVAVIFQTSALAFSLLKFIGAGYLLYLAFMAFRDATKSKLNMTQPPLSLSTLYKRGILMNIANPKVSIFFLAFLPQFTNPALGNVTVQIFSLGALFMLSALVVFISVSLLAGRIGAWFMRTKNGEKILNRIAGTIFAALALKLALASR comes from the coding sequence ATGTTAGAACTTCATACCATGCTCCTGTTTATAGGGGCTTCAACGCTTTTGGCTCTCAGTCCTGGTCCTGATATTCTCTTTGTTTTAACCCAAGCGATGGTGCGAGGAAGCCGCTCAGGCATCGTGATAGCCCTAGGGCTGTGCAGTGGACTTATCTTTCATACAACCGCTGTGGCACTTGGTGTTGCGGTCATTTTTCAAACTTCCGCTTTAGCGTTTAGTCTTTTAAAATTTATAGGAGCGGGCTATCTGCTGTACTTAGCCTTCATGGCATTTAGAGATGCTACAAAAAGCAAACTCAATATGACACAACCACCTCTAAGTCTTAGTACACTCTATAAACGAGGCATCTTGATGAATATCGCCAATCCCAAAGTTTCCATCTTCTTTTTAGCTTTTCTTCCCCAATTTACCAATCCAGCATTGGGCAATGTCACGGTGCAGATTTTTAGCTTAGGTGCTCTTTTTATGCTCAGCGCTTTGGTGGTTTTTATCAGCGTTTCCTTGTTAGCAGGACGGATTGGGGCGTGGTTTATGCGTACGAAAAACGGTGAGAAAATTCTCAATCGCATCGCAGGGACGATTTTTGCGGCTTTAGCTCTTAAATTGGCATTGGCATCACGATGA